agcaacatgcgaatcatactagaaacatgctagcaacttactaatcatgttagaaacatgttagcaacttgttaatcatgctagcatcatgctaaagacttgttaatcatggtaaaaaGATGTTAGCAACCTACtgatcatgcttgaaacatgctattaacttgctaatcatgttagcaacatgctattaacatgttaaccatgttagaatCATTCTAGTAACTTAGCAATATGTTAATCTCactagaatcatgttagaaacactaacacctgctaatcatgctagcaacatgttaatcatactagaatcatgttagcaacatactaacaacatgttaatcatactagaaacatgttagcaacttgctaatcatgttaaaaacatgctagtaactatcTGAGACTGTATTGCttttaaaacatgcaaactttaaccttttaaaactattttaaactgaaaaccatcaaacttaaacaattttttttctttcaactttttaaaattttaaaacattttaaccttttcaaactttctggtccggctttctcaagccaacttaaagtttgtcttgacaatctttttttatctagtttatttctgtgatcaaatctgcattttcagcatcattactccagtctttagtgtcacatgatcctgcagaaatcattctaatatgcagatttgctgctcaagaaacatttctgattattatcagtgttgaattttttgataaatatgaagttttgtaacattataaatgcctttaaacATTTATCCAATGCCTTGAAAATATCTCACTCTTCcattgcagtataaaactatttttcacATGAAATCTGCTCTTGTTTTAGTGCCTAAAGTGGCTACGGAGAAATCCCGCTACGACACGTCTTTAAATCTGACCACCAAACGCTTCCTGGATCTCTTGGCTCAGTCGCCGGACGGCGTAGTCGATCTCAACTGGGCCTCTCAGGTGCTGGACGTCCAGAAACGGCGCATCTATGACATCACCAACGTCCTGGAGGGAATCCACCTGATCTCTAAGAAGTCCAAGAACAACATTCAGTGGCTGTGCGTTCATTATATGTCACTGTTTTATTCTTGAATGACTCAAAGCGTGTTGTTAATCTGCGGTGTGTCACGTTTGGTGTGTTCAGGGGGAATCGTATCGACGGGGCGTCCGTGGCCAGGTTTCAGGCGCTGCAGAGGGAAGTGTCTGAGCTGACGGATACTGAGGAGAAACTCGACGAGCTCATTAACAAATGCAGCTTACAGCTGCGGCTGCTCACAGAGGACACGCACAACAAGAAATATCCTTCCACTTGATGCGTATGACTAGATGGAGGAGAGCGTGATGTCCAGCTCAAAATGTCCAGCTTCTCTTTATATTAGACTAAAAAAGGTCATACTTAAggtttaaatataacattttcctAAATGCTTTatgcatatttgtgaccctggaccacaaaaccagtcataagggtcaatatttggccgagaatcagctatttgaaaatctggaatcttgagggtgcaaaaaaaatctaaaaattaagttttgatatatttacggtaggaaatttactacatatgttcatggaacatgatttttacttgatATTccaataatttttggcataaaaagttgctacaaatatacccatgctacttgcGACtgttttttgtggtccagggtcacatttatccCTGTGTTTATAGAGGAGAGCATGATCTTCTCAAAATGTCTTTTAGCTCTTTATTTTAGACTGAATAATGTTTATTCAACCTGAAatagattttaataattattttaatattaattacaatttttagtacattaaaatagattttaatgttaaattttgatgtaacaatatataaaatatttttccccAAATTGCTACACATTCACTGTGATATTTACATGCAAAGAGCTTAATCTCCAAATGTcgtctaaaataaaacaatttatacttatttacatttttagcacattaaaatagattaatgcattcagttttaattgtagATACAGATAAGCATGTTCTTCacaaaattttaattagaaCTTTATTTTAGACGAACATTTGTAGTTAAGATTTaaatttaacaatatatttaatattataatatttattttattatatttaataattatttaataatataaataaataaataaaaaccctaaatatttatgcatatatttatctTAATGTTTACATGTAAAGAGCACAATCTTTTCAATGTCATTTAAgactaaaataataacatttgtcttgaaaatttaaatttaagtaatttattcatttatttaatattattattattattatcattattattattattattcatgcaCAGAGGAGAGCGTGGTcttatcaaaatgtattttagtgcttttagattgcaaaaataaatattaaaggtattttaaaatattaaataagtgtaaaccttgggaaaaaaatatttttaataatactgcATGTAagatttaaatgtaacaatataaaaattgttttataaaatagtaaaacaggaaaaaaatctttctaaatactttatattttaattgtgttttttcgATGTGTATGTGTAGGTAGAGAAGAGTGCAAGCTTCACAAAATGTCCTAAAgctctttattttaaaataaaatatgttatacttaagatttaaatgttacaatataGAAAATAGTAAATATTGTTTCCTGGGTATTTGAtgcttgtttactttatttattcatttatttattttttttgatcatCTAAATGCAGAAAAAAGAGAGTGtgatcaaaatgtttttagctCTTTATTTTAGTCTTTCTTCATGAGGCTGAAATTAGGTCTGGAAACAGAAAACTAGGACCTGAGCAGCTCAAGTAGATGTTGAATTTGTGGATATTGTGATCTTTAACACACATTCACGCTGGGATACGTTAGATGTCAAGACCTGCGTAACACAGTGAACCCGCCGGACCAGATCATCATGGTGATTCGAGCTCCGGCAGAGACACAGATGCAGGTTTCTGAACCTAGCGAGGTGAGAGAATGCACATTTTtaactatatatgtatatctgtatatttttgtattgaAGTTTAAGGTGGGAGAAATGCTTGTAAAATGtccatgtctctttaaatgttaaactcATTGTGTCTGTATCGCAGGGTTACCAGATTTCACTCAAGAGCTCCAAAGGGCCGATCGACGTGTTTCTGTGTCCGGAGGACAGTTCTGGGGTCTGCAGTCCTGTCACTGATTGCAGTCCAGCGAAATCGTCCAGTCAGAGCCCCCCACAGTCTGATCCCGTCTCACAGGAAGTGGCATCATCAACGCCGGCGACTCTCCCCAGCTCCTCCCCGCTGCCTTTGGGTGGAGACTCAGGTTAGCTTGTGATTGCATctttatttactaaaatcaTTGTCTTGTCACTTTAGCACAACAAATACCGTTCTTGCCTGTTTTCCTGTATTTTCAGTAAAGTTTccatgtgtatatttttaaaacattttatagtatatatttagggaaaatgttgaatataaatgtacattttatagaaaatttaacatgaaatctAAATgtacatgttaaatacaaaacctaataatacaaaatatgtaaatctaaataaaagaggtattttaaaattaaatgtaaaaatataaatattaagcataAATCTTAATCATTAAATGTTCATtcgcaaataaatatataagatatttaaaaagataTGAACTATAAAATGTGATTCAATATTGAGTTCAAATCTTAGGCATAAATGTTAagtcccaaaaataaaatttaggatttacatttttagatttgacatttacatacaattgagatcattttaaatgtaaatttcaaatataaatgttaaaggtattttaaaaatttaaatgtggtacaattaaatgtaaatccaaatttttttttttgatgtgctaaatattaaatctaaaatatggGCATGAATGTTAAATCCAAATCCAAATTTTGTGATTTGCGttcatatttaacatatatgggaaatgattttaaatgtacatttcaaatataaatattacaactcTTAATagatggggttttttttaattattatattttattataaatgttgattgTTGATTATTTagtgaaaatgttaaatgtacagtaaatgtaAATCTTAGAGAAGTTTTAACCTGAAAtctaaatgtactttttaaaatacatacatgtaaattccaaacacacaaaaacaaaacaataaaaaattagaggttttaaaatataaacttattataaatgttaaaaatataaatattaaatacaaatcttaatcattaaatattaatactaaataaagtagattttataaatatataaaataaatgatttttaaatattaagtgtaAATCGTAGacataaatgttaaatacaaaaaataaaatttatgatGTACTTTTtgatttaacatttacattcaaTTGagatctttttaaatataaatatttaaggcatcttgaaaatgtaatttaatgtaaatcttaggcaaaaaaaatccaaaaaaaaatgtatttatgtgaaattttaaaatgtaatttaaagttgtgtgtgtggtgtttttttttttttttttttaatactctaaataaatgtgctaaataataaatataaatcttggGTGTTAATGTTAAATCCAAATCCAAAATTTgtgatttacatttacattcagatTTACCATTTACAtttaggaaatttaaaaaattatttatttatttataggaaATTATTTaggaaataattttaaatataagtttcaaaaataaatattacattaatattactatttatttatttttttatttgatttattataaataaaccaactgtgcaattttaaagtgtaaaaatgtggtgtctagaacaaaaattaaaattcttactgattgtttaactttttaaaataaattctattttagttTCCTGTTTCTTTTGGGTAGAACAACTGAATCATATGgtttttcttctctctttcaGAGTCATTTCTGGACTCGGACCCGTTTTCCGGCATTTGCGAGATGCCCGATTTCGATTTGTCTCCTTTGGACTCGTCTGACTTCCTCCTGGAGCGGGGCGGCGCGTCAGACGCCATCGGCCTCCCGCTAGATGgcttcatctgtctgtctcctCCACACAACCAGGACTATCACTTCGGCCTGGAGGATCACGAAGGCGTCAGCGAGCTGTTCGACTGCGACTTCAGCGACCTCGGCACTCTGGCAGAATTCTGACAGACCAATCCGCGCGTTTGTTTCCAAGTGTGAACGGAAAGCTGATTCCACTTCGCTTTAGAATTCAGATTCGCTCAGAGTGCTCTGAGCACCgccatttaatttattaataaaaaagtcacctttaaagaaacagttacccaaaaatgaacattgaAACAAAtactcatttttgggtgaactttcttaaatctctcttttttgtttttattcaaatttattgtaaatgtaatgtcATCGTGAAGGTTTTAGGATGTCGTAATCGTACTGAATAGAGGATTGAATATAAACTGACAGGTTTTAAAGACTTATTTCTCAGGAGAATCGTTTAGTATTTCAGGTGAGTGAAAGTACTAGTTACCGCATGTATTTAGGGCCTGGTTATGTTGCATAGGTTGGTTATGCATGCTGCACGATAATCAATCCGTCATCGCTAATATGGCGATCGAGAGGATTTACGAGAAAATGAACATCACATATTCACACAGTCGTAATATCAATGTATTTCTAATGACAATTATATACACAAGTTCTGTGCAAATGTTCATCATGTCACCAATTCTCTGGCTTTCTTAAAGTTCTTcatcttttaatgcattgtatgtgtaggtttgtgcatttttatcGCTGTTACAGGAGACGtgctgtatttattataattaatatctGATCCTGGTACAGTAAATGCCCAGTTATTATATATAGtcccctaattttttttttttttttttcatgtgcatgtgtgtaaatATTCATATACTTTCCAGCCTCATCCTAAATATTAATCTTGATATTTAAAAAgcactatatattttttttttctttatttcttcagccCTTTCTAGGATTCCTTTTAAGAGTCCAGAGATAGAAATAATGTCTCATTTCTATATTTCCCTCCTGGAGTTTGAATTGTAAATGATTTCTAGCTTTCAGCTGTTTTAGAGTTGTAATTCCACTTAAACTGTGCGTTTAGCTACAGGACGAAGTATATATAGTCACATGAAAGGATTATAATGATGTAACGTCATTGTAGTGGggtatttaaatgcattttgataaGGTAGATTTGATTTTGAAAGGTCTCTGAAGTTTAAGGACACTGTTTGATAAGCTCTTCatcttataaaatgtataatttaatgcaAATTGGCCATCTGTGTGTAGATTTGCCTGGGTTTtgccttattttgtttttcGAAGGCAGCTTTTGTTTAgttgaatgtgtttttgtgcagaGACCGTTGTGTAAATCGTAAATGTGCAGGTGTGtgtgattttgatgtttgtatGATAATTGTCAGGTAGTTTTGGTTTcgttttgttcttgttttattgtgtttgcgAGGTCGAGTTGTCTGGGACAATTCTTATGACAGGATCAAGCGCTTTTGTTGAGTGTGATTCCTCTTTATCTGGTTGTACAATggcaatatttttgttatagGGCTTTTTGTGCATAATTGGTTTTTCTGTTTACTTTATAAACCACTTTAAAAAGTGGCCAATGGCACGGTGGACGTgtgtacttttaaaattaagtgcAAATAAAATCCGATTTGGATCTGAAATCCATTTAAATCGACAAGAATTATGGCTTTATATTCCATTTTCAGCAGTTACAGTGTTTTTAGTTCTACAGGTTTGAAGTTTAAGATTAAAAGGGTTTTTGTTTTCGAGCACTGATTCATTGTTTCAGCAGAAGGGATGATATTCGTGATGTGACGTTAATATTTTCAGATTATCACTTGTCAATCACAGATTAATGGATTGTTTTTGTTCTGACAacatcaataaacattttgacttcCTAAATTCTTTTGTGATTGTCTTGACATCTGAGATGCTGTCtgctcttaattttttttatttatttatttatttatttattttttccagattgagctcAATGATTTAaggtttattttaatgatttaaatcattttaaataatttttgaaaaaaaaacattaaaatttaaatataatttaacttCTAATTTAAAGTTCTGTTGGTTTTTGagtgttaatttaaataaatgttacagtttttgaCTGTTAAGAACAGAtgttattaaaatcattatactattaaatatttaatatttttaaatatttttaattttttttttttttgttttctgttttcacttcgCTTCAactcgcgaaatgattcgcgaacccgctccgaaatTCGAATccatattcaaatgattcacaaaacgagctttgaagtcccgatctggataatgatttgcgaaccatcTTTTCAGATCGATGCTAATAGGAGCACGGTTTGCGAATCTTTCAATTTGCGAAAACTCATTTCGTTTCGAAGttccgaactgaatcaaaagattcgtgaacccgctccaaagttgcgatccaaatgaaatgattcgcgatccgctgaagtcccgatctgaatcaaacgattcgcgatcAGTGCTCCGAAGTCTCGAACTGATTCGGGAACCATcttttcagatcgggacttcggagcacgTATCGCGAATCCTACAATTCGCcaaaacccgctccgaagttccgatccaaatgaaatgattcacgatccagTCGCGAattgaatcaaacgattcgcgatcCGTGCTCCGAAGTGTCAAAATGAAtttgattcgcgaaccatcttttcagatcgggacttcagagcacgTGTCGTGAATCTTTCAATTCGCggaatgattcacgaacccggtCCGGCGTTCGGATCcaattcaaatgattcgcggtACGTGCTTGAAGTCGCGATCTGAATAATGTTTCGCGAACCATCTTTTCGATGCTTAGGAGCTCGGATCGTGAATCTTTCAATTCccgaaatgattcgcaaacccgttccgatctgaatcaaaagattcacgaacccgctccgaattaccgaaatgaatcaaatgattcgcgctccgcgctccgaagtcccgatttcAATAATGATTCGCGGACTTTTCCAGATTGGGACTTCCTTTCAATTCGCGAACCCAAAGTCttgatctgagtcaaatgaaTCGCGATAGGGTTTTTTAAagcctgatctgaatcaaatgattcgcgatacgaaTTTTTAAGTTCGGCGCAATTTCACCCCaatatgtgcttttttaaatcattacaaGCCATGTCGAAATTCGACAATCGCTCTTtcgaactgtttttttttttttttttttttttttgtgtgaatggCTCGAAATTAATCAAGgtttgagtttgaatcaattggagctgttccagcgtaaatgactca
Above is a window of Labeo rohita strain BAU-BD-2019 chromosome 23, IGBB_LRoh.1.0, whole genome shotgun sequence DNA encoding:
- the e2f1 gene encoding transcription factor E2F1, which produces MSESFISGQTSEDLLADFESLLNNGSIDLSEDHQIVIISTPGTATTSTAAGDILLFATPHHTTTATTTLPDHRRPTLGRPPVKRKLDLDSDHQYICTSRPASHGPAPPATPAPPRVPKVATEKSRYDTSLNLTTKRFLDLLAQSPDGVVDLNWASQVLDVQKRRIYDITNVLEGIHLISKKSKNNIQWLGNRIDGASVARFQALQREVSELTDTEEKLDELINKCSLQLRLLTEDTHNKKLGYVRCQDLRNTVNPPDQIIMVIRAPAETQMQVSEPSEGYQISLKSSKGPIDVFLCPEDSSGVCSPVTDCSPAKSSSQSPPQSDPVSQEVASSTPATLPSSSPLPLGGDSESFLDSDPFSGICEMPDFDLSPLDSSDFLLERGGASDAIGLPLDGFICLSPPHNQDYHFGLEDHEGVSELFDCDFSDLGTLAEF